The following are encoded together in the Aciduricibacillus chroicocephali genome:
- the speD gene encoding adenosylmethionine decarboxylase — protein sequence MGLELKTLGRHVLIEYYGCPSEIIEQNALIEQFMKEAAEYSGATIVESVFHHFNPYGVSGAVIIAESHLTIHTWPEYGFASVDVYTCGDSVSPWKAADYLSEKLQAKKTESFEAPRGMVEKIRQFAENEIQEVKVKPELEGVN from the coding sequence ATGGGATTGGAACTGAAGACACTTGGCAGACACGTATTGATTGAATATTATGGTTGCCCAAGCGAAATCATTGAGCAGAATGCCCTGATCGAACAGTTTATGAAAGAAGCAGCAGAGTACTCAGGAGCAACGATTGTTGAGTCTGTTTTCCACCACTTTAACCCGTATGGCGTATCCGGCGCAGTCATTATTGCCGAGTCGCATTTGACGATTCATACATGGCCAGAATATGGTTTCGCTTCTGTTGACGTATATACTTGCGGCGATTCGGTCAGCCCATGGAAAGCGGCTGATTATTTGTCTGAGAAACTTCAGGCGAAGAAGACAGAATCATTCGAAGCACCTCGCGGAATGGTTGAGAAGATTCGTCAGTTCGCAGAAAACGAGATTCAGGAAGTGAAAGTCAAACCGGAACTGGAAGGTGTAAACTGA
- a CDS encoding DUF1641 domain-containing protein, which produces MAKPITNIEADPNVQQEEVIQDLEMLIQQVAENRKAIQESLAILTELQEVGILDALKAILSKRNEIGSIAMGQVNQPGAHHFIKNGLSILALLASIEPNQLQPIFGGLAGGLERATEQQGKKESGGVWGFYKAMKDPNVNASIQMLIRFLEGMGKHLNESANEAPHDGRE; this is translated from the coding sequence GTGGCAAAGCCGATCACTAATATTGAAGCAGACCCAAATGTTCAACAAGAAGAAGTGATTCAGGACCTGGAAATGCTTATTCAACAAGTTGCAGAAAATCGCAAAGCGATTCAGGAAAGCTTGGCAATTTTAACAGAGTTGCAAGAAGTGGGTATTCTGGATGCCTTGAAGGCGATTCTATCCAAAAGAAATGAAATCGGTTCTATTGCAATGGGGCAAGTGAATCAGCCGGGTGCACACCATTTTATTAAAAATGGACTTAGTATCCTCGCATTGCTTGCATCCATTGAGCCGAATCAGCTGCAGCCAATATTCGGTGGGTTAGCTGGTGGCCTGGAGAGGGCAACTGAGCAGCAGGGTAAAAAAGAATCCGGTGGCGTTTGGGGATTTTACAAGGCAATGAAGGATCCGAACGTAAACGCCTCAATTCAAATGCTAATACGTTTCCTTGAAGGAATGGGCAAGCATTTGAATGAATCAGCAAATGAGGCCCCTCATGACGGCAGAGAATAA
- the speE gene encoding polyamine aminopropyltransferase, with amino-acid sequence MNWYTEQWSDDCKFSLRYNKELHSEQTPFQKIDFYEGEEFGTFFTLDGLMMVNEKDEFIYHDMITHPAFATNPDIKKVLVIGGGDGGTAREVLRYPNVEKVVMAEIDERVFRLCQEYLPVTAKGVEEDPRMELRFEDGLAYVKNAPDASFDLILVDSTDPISVGEGLFTTAFYKECFRVLNDKGILINQHESPYFAEYAENMKKAHRKIRDIFPITNVYQYHMPTYPSGHWLFGFASKAFDPLKDLKAAEWEKFGLETKYYNTDLHKGAFALPSYVKEALLSDE; translated from the coding sequence ATGAACTGGTATACAGAACAGTGGAGCGATGACTGCAAGTTCTCGCTCCGTTACAACAAAGAACTCCATAGCGAACAAACGCCGTTCCAAAAGATTGACTTCTATGAAGGAGAAGAATTCGGTACATTCTTTACTCTGGACGGATTGATGATGGTTAATGAAAAAGACGAATTCATTTACCATGACATGATCACGCACCCAGCATTTGCGACAAATCCGGATATTAAGAAAGTACTTGTCATTGGCGGCGGGGACGGCGGAACAGCTCGTGAAGTGCTCCGCTACCCGAATGTGGAAAAAGTCGTCATGGCAGAAATTGATGAACGTGTATTCCGACTTTGCCAGGAATATTTGCCTGTTACAGCAAAAGGTGTGGAAGAGGATCCGCGCATGGAACTCCGATTCGAGGACGGCCTTGCCTATGTAAAGAATGCACCAGATGCGTCATTTGATTTGATTCTAGTAGATTCAACTGACCCAATTTCTGTTGGTGAAGGCTTGTTCACAACAGCCTTCTATAAAGAATGCTTCCGCGTGTTGAACGATAAGGGAATCTTGATTAACCAGCACGAGTCTCCATACTTTGCTGAGTATGCTGAGAATATGAAAAAAGCCCATCGGAAAATCCGTGATATTTTCCCGATTACAAATGTATACCAGTATCACATGCCGACATATCCGTCAGGTCATTGGCTATTCGGATTTGCCTCAAAAGCTTTTGACCCGCTGAAAGATCTGAAGGCAGCAGAATGGGAGAAGTTTGGGCTGGAAACAAAGTATTACAATACAGACCTTCATAAAGGAGCTTTTGCGCTGCCATCTTATGTGAAGGAGGCGCTTCTCTCAGATGAATAA
- the metK gene encoding methionine adenosyltransferase, with protein MAEKILFTSESVSEGHPDKIADQISDAVLDAALAQDPFARVACEVFTTTNTVIVGGEIATSADLDIEAIARKTLLEIGYTDDRYGIDGQTCDVQVLLHSQSPDIAMGVDASSDTKETGAGDQGIMFGFATDETENLMPLAIELAHALVKKASQLRKSGDFKWARPDMKSQVTIDYTNPEQPQIDTVLMSIQHDEDFDSSAFEVYVSETIINETAKSFNIAAPKRILINPTGRFVIGGPHGDAGLTGRKIIVDTYGGAARHGGGAFSGKDCTKVDRSAAYAARYVAKNIVAAGLAKKCEIQLSYAIGVSEPISISVDTFGTGNVRVEELLQAIRKVFDLTPAGIINMLDLRTPRYRNVAAYGHFGRTDLDVPWERTDKAEDLKAAVSELAGAVR; from the coding sequence TTGGCTGAAAAGATTTTATTTACTTCGGAATCGGTGTCTGAAGGACATCCGGATAAAATTGCAGATCAGATTTCTGATGCGGTGCTCGATGCAGCACTTGCCCAAGATCCTTTTGCCCGGGTGGCCTGTGAGGTCTTTACTACAACCAATACCGTTATTGTTGGCGGTGAAATTGCAACATCAGCTGATCTGGATATTGAAGCGATTGCGAGAAAGACGCTTCTTGAGATCGGATATACAGATGATCGTTATGGAATTGATGGCCAAACATGCGATGTACAGGTGCTTCTTCATTCGCAGTCACCGGATATCGCAATGGGTGTAGATGCATCCAGCGATACTAAAGAGACTGGCGCAGGGGACCAGGGCATCATGTTTGGCTTTGCGACAGATGAAACAGAAAACTTGATGCCGCTTGCTATTGAGTTGGCTCATGCACTTGTGAAAAAAGCATCTCAGCTTCGTAAAAGCGGAGATTTTAAATGGGCACGTCCTGATATGAAGTCACAGGTAACAATTGATTATACAAATCCAGAACAGCCGCAGATTGATACGGTTCTTATGTCAATCCAGCATGATGAGGACTTTGACAGCTCAGCATTTGAGGTGTATGTATCGGAGACAATTATTAATGAAACAGCTAAAAGTTTTAACATTGCAGCACCAAAGCGGATTCTTATCAACCCGACAGGACGTTTCGTTATCGGTGGACCGCATGGTGATGCTGGCTTGACTGGACGCAAAATCATCGTTGACACATATGGTGGAGCGGCACGTCATGGCGGTGGTGCTTTCTCAGGAAAAGACTGTACGAAAGTAGACCGCTCTGCTGCTTACGCTGCTCGCTATGTTGCGAAGAATATCGTCGCAGCAGGTCTGGCGAAGAAATGTGAAATCCAGCTTTCGTACGCAATCGGTGTCAGTGAGCCGATCAGTATTTCTGTCGACACATTCGGAACTGGTAATGTACGGGTAGAGGAGTTGCTTCAAGCAATTCGCAAAGTTTTTGATCTTACACCTGCAGGAATCATCAACATGCTTGATTTGCGCACGCCGCGTTACCGCAATGTAGCGGCTTACGGGCATTTCGGCAGAACGGATCTCGATGTTCCATGGGAAAGAACGGACAAAGCTGAAGATTTGAAAGCGGCTGTTTCTGAATTGGCAGGAGCCGTCCGCTAA
- the speB gene encoding agmatinase, which produces MNKRLNVSTFIGCEAEYDEADIVLFSVPFDGTTSFRPGTRFAGQAIRPDSYGLETYSPYLQKDLEDTAIYDGGDLDMPFGNPEKALEVVSHYSKEVLQDGKKFLMIGGEHLVSLPTIEAAYEKYPNLHVIHLDAHTDLRDEYIGEKLSHATVIRRCHDFLGDGRIFQFGIRSGTKHEFDWAKEHTYLEPFSLTTLKEKIAELKDVPVYITIDFDVLDPSVFPGTGTPEPGGISYKELLEAIQQFQELNQVVAADVVEFSPPYDTTGASTAAACKTVREMLLTLVD; this is translated from the coding sequence ATGAATAAACGATTGAACGTTAGCACATTTATTGGCTGCGAGGCTGAATATGACGAGGCGGACATTGTCCTGTTCAGTGTTCCTTTCGACGGCACGACGAGTTTCCGTCCGGGTACAAGATTTGCCGGTCAGGCAATCCGTCCAGATTCATATGGCTTGGAAACTTACTCACCATATTTGCAGAAAGATCTTGAGGACACAGCCATTTATGATGGCGGTGACTTGGACATGCCATTCGGCAATCCGGAGAAGGCGCTTGAAGTAGTGTCCCATTACAGCAAAGAAGTTCTCCAAGACGGCAAGAAATTCTTGATGATTGGCGGGGAGCATCTTGTCAGCCTGCCAACAATTGAGGCTGCATATGAAAAATATCCGAACCTTCATGTAATCCATCTTGATGCGCATACAGATCTTCGCGATGAGTACATTGGTGAGAAGCTGTCACATGCGACTGTAATCCGTCGCTGCCATGACTTCCTCGGTGACGGGAGAATCTTCCAGTTCGGTATTCGCTCCGGAACGAAGCATGAGTTTGATTGGGCGAAGGAACATACGTATTTAGAGCCTTTTTCACTGACTACGCTTAAAGAAAAGATTGCTGAACTGAAGGATGTACCTGTTTACATTACGATTGACTTTGATGTGCTTGATCCTTCCGTATTTCCGGGAACTGGAACACCGGAGCCGGGCGGCATTTCCTATAAAGAGCTGCTTGAAGCGATTCAGCAGTTCCAGGAACTGAATCAAGTTGTAGCTGCTGATGTTGTAGAGTTTTCACCGCCATATGATACAACAGGCGCATCTACAGCTGCTGCATGTAAAACTGTTCGTGAAATGCTTTTGACGCTTGTGGATTGA
- the fdhF gene encoding formate dehydrogenase subunit alpha, with the protein MADSPFTFTLNEKEIQARPGQSILESALEHDMYIPGICSSQPNLGVGVIQTCDTCYVEVNGKLERSCSTKAKPGMVVRSVSDSAKAAQLEGMSRILENHELYCTVCDNNNGNCEVHNTAEYLQVEHQKYEFRPKPYDQDNSHPFYRYEPDQCILCGLCVEACQDLQVSEVLSIDWERKIPRVIWDNDVPIGESSCVSCGHCVSVCPCNALMEKSMLGRAGYLTGIPDNILLPMIDVTKAVEPGYKEIFAISNIESTMRKDRIEKTKTVCTYCGVGCSFEVWTRDREILKVQPDPDAPVNGISTCVKGKFGWDFVNSEERLTKPLIRKGDSFQESTWEEALSLIASKFKGIQEEHGPNALGFIASSKCSNEDNYLFQKLARSIFKTNNVDNCSRYCQTPASSGLMRTVGIGGDSGTIQDIASADLVIVVGANPAESHPVLSTRVRRAHKLHGQKLIVADLRKNDLADRADLHLHPKPGSDLVWLSAVTKYIFDQGWEDKNFLENRVNFVEKYKASLEKFTLEYAEEKTGLSKETLIRIAEMIHESKGTCILWAMGVTQHMGGTDTSTAISNLLLVTGNYGKTGAGAYPLRGHNNVQGASDMGTMPNWLPGYEPVEDDAVRARYEKAWQTDLPKVPGLNNHQIVDAIQDGNVKGMYLFGEEMALVDSNINFVQESFEKLDFFVVQDIFFSRTAQFADVVLPAAPSLEKDGTFTNTERRIQRFHKVFEPLGDSKSDWEIIRDLANELGADWKYEHPSEIMDEVASLAPAFAGVSYERLEGWNSQIWPVQENGEGTPILYKERFKFPDGKARLFPVDWTEPHHFGAEYDLHLNNGRSLEQFHEGNMTDRSAGIHHMLPGPWLEVSHELAEERGIETGALVRLVSPYGKVKIRVLVTDRVKGKELYLPMNTRDDEEAVNRLTSSYYDKDTHTPNYKEAQVKMQVLERTGESPMPKHNFRFGNPQPHIGVEVIKKWNRPDFEPVPDTVAREEIIRGKADH; encoded by the coding sequence ATGGCGGATAGTCCTTTCACTTTTACTTTGAACGAAAAAGAAATCCAAGCTAGACCCGGCCAGTCAATTCTTGAATCTGCGCTTGAACATGATATGTATATTCCCGGCATCTGCTCGTCACAGCCGAATCTAGGGGTTGGTGTCATCCAGACTTGTGACACTTGCTATGTTGAGGTGAATGGCAAGCTGGAGCGTTCCTGCTCGACGAAAGCGAAACCAGGTATGGTCGTCCGGTCTGTTTCTGACAGCGCAAAGGCGGCTCAGCTCGAAGGCATGTCGCGTATACTGGAAAACCACGAACTTTACTGTACGGTTTGTGACAACAACAATGGCAACTGCGAAGTGCATAACACAGCGGAATATTTGCAAGTTGAACATCAAAAATATGAGTTCAGACCGAAGCCATATGATCAGGACAACTCGCATCCTTTTTACCGCTATGAACCGGATCAATGTATCCTTTGTGGGCTTTGTGTGGAGGCATGTCAAGATCTCCAAGTAAGTGAAGTTCTCTCCATTGATTGGGAGCGTAAAATTCCACGTGTTATTTGGGATAATGATGTGCCAATCGGTGAATCATCTTGTGTTTCTTGTGGTCACTGTGTATCTGTTTGTCCATGTAACGCTCTGATGGAGAAATCAATGCTTGGCCGTGCCGGCTACTTGACTGGAATTCCGGATAACATTCTCTTGCCGATGATCGATGTGACAAAAGCTGTAGAACCAGGCTATAAAGAGATTTTTGCCATCTCAAATATTGAGTCTACAATGCGTAAAGACCGGATTGAAAAGACAAAGACAGTTTGCACATACTGTGGTGTCGGCTGTAGCTTTGAAGTTTGGACGAGGGACCGAGAAATCCTCAAGGTCCAGCCTGATCCGGATGCACCGGTTAATGGTATTTCCACTTGTGTGAAGGGGAAGTTCGGCTGGGATTTTGTGAACAGTGAAGAACGCCTGACGAAGCCGCTCATTCGCAAAGGGGATAGCTTCCAAGAAAGCACATGGGAAGAGGCGTTGTCACTCATTGCTAGCAAATTCAAAGGTATCCAAGAGGAGCATGGACCGAATGCGCTCGGTTTCATCGCATCATCGAAATGTTCTAATGAAGACAACTATCTGTTCCAGAAGCTCGCCCGTTCGATCTTCAAGACGAACAACGTCGACAACTGCTCGCGCTACTGTCAGACACCAGCTTCATCCGGCCTGATGCGGACAGTCGGAATCGGTGGTGACTCGGGAACAATTCAGGATATCGCAAGTGCGGATCTCGTCATCGTGGTAGGTGCCAATCCTGCAGAATCGCACCCAGTGCTTTCAACGAGAGTAAGACGTGCACATAAGCTTCATGGCCAGAAATTGATCGTTGCTGATTTGCGCAAAAACGATCTCGCTGATCGTGCGGACTTGCATCTGCATCCGAAGCCGGGCTCTGACCTTGTCTGGCTCTCGGCAGTGACGAAGTATATCTTCGACCAAGGCTGGGAGGACAAAAACTTCCTAGAGAATCGAGTTAATTTTGTTGAGAAATACAAAGCTTCTCTTGAAAAGTTTACGCTTGAATACGCTGAAGAGAAAACGGGACTTTCCAAAGAAACGCTCATCCGCATTGCTGAAATGATCCACGAATCAAAAGGGACATGCATCCTTTGGGCGATGGGTGTCACCCAGCATATGGGCGGTACAGATACGAGTACAGCTATTAGTAATTTGCTGCTTGTTACAGGCAATTACGGTAAGACGGGAGCAGGTGCCTATCCGCTCCGTGGTCATAACAATGTTCAGGGTGCAAGTGACATGGGCACAATGCCGAACTGGCTTCCGGGCTATGAACCTGTAGAAGATGATGCGGTGCGTGCCCGATATGAAAAGGCTTGGCAGACGGATCTGCCGAAAGTACCTGGCTTAAACAATCACCAGATTGTCGATGCCATTCAAGACGGAAATGTAAAAGGGATGTATTTATTTGGCGAGGAAATGGCACTCGTAGATTCCAATATCAATTTCGTTCAAGAGTCTTTTGAGAAACTTGATTTCTTCGTTGTACAAGATATTTTCTTCTCAAGAACAGCCCAGTTTGCAGATGTTGTTCTGCCGGCAGCGCCAAGTCTTGAGAAGGATGGTACGTTTACAAATACAGAACGGCGCATCCAACGTTTCCATAAGGTATTCGAACCGCTGGGAGACTCGAAATCGGATTGGGAAATCATTCGGGACTTGGCGAATGAACTCGGAGCGGATTGGAAGTATGAACATCCATCTGAAATTATGGATGAAGTCGCAAGTCTTGCACCTGCATTTGCTGGTGTTAGCTACGAGCGGTTGGAAGGCTGGAATAGTCAGATTTGGCCCGTGCAGGAAAATGGTGAAGGTACACCGATCCTTTACAAGGAGAGGTTCAAGTTCCCCGATGGCAAGGCACGACTATTTCCTGTCGACTGGACTGAGCCACATCATTTTGGTGCGGAGTATGATTTACATCTAAATAATGGACGTTCACTCGAGCAATTCCATGAAGGGAATATGACAGACCGTTCCGCAGGGATTCACCATATGCTGCCGGGGCCATGGCTTGAAGTTTCCCATGAACTTGCCGAAGAGCGCGGTATCGAGACCGGAGCACTCGTCCGACTTGTTTCTCCATATGGGAAGGTAAAAATCCGTGTACTTGTTACCGACAGGGTCAAAGGCAAGGAATTGTATTTGCCGATGAATACTAGAGACGACGAAGAGGCTGTGAACAGGCTGACAAGCAGCTACTACGACAAAGATACGCATACACCGAACTACAAGGAAGCTCAAGTGAAGATGCAAGTGTTGGAGCGAACGGGTGAATCACCGATGCCGAAACATAACTTCAGGTTCGGCAACCCACAGCCGCATATCGGCGTAGAAGTCATCAAGAAGTGGAACCGACCGGACTTCGAGCCAGTACCGGATACTGTTGCGAGGGAGGAGATCATTCGTGGCAAAGCCGATCACTAA
- a CDS encoding aminotransferase class I/II-fold pyridoxal phosphate-dependent enzyme, translating into MKATKVFAAQARPNTRQERMPLFNALVRYAQQDVTPFDVPGHKMGAQMNPLKETMGEMALRMDVNSMKELDLLSHPQSVIKEAQELAAEAFGAEHAYFLVNGTTVGIQAMIMAACKPGDTLLVPRNAHKSVMDGIIMSGTIPLFIQPEVDYRFGIAHGITAENVAAALDAHPEAKALLITYPTYFGSMSELDQICAIAHEKSVIVLVDSAHGAHLRYLPGDFIDPIAAGADAVTLSMHKTGGSLTQSSLLLVQGDRVKAEQIQKMLSMLQTTSANYLLMSSLDVARRELALHGTERYETLQPILADAIASIESSSRYEVLKSSYLEEQYGQKHDWTKLVIRVNGLGMTGFEVYTALKEQYGIQMELAEGYVVMAVISGADTEQSIEKLVAALQDIERHAGDQATILSTYVTADQESELAMTPRDAFYAEHDTTFIDDAIGEVSADTLMIYPPGIPLVIPGERITDDMVKQYHYYRQAFGQVLTESKKADHITIVKGECK; encoded by the coding sequence ATGAAAGCAACAAAGGTATTTGCTGCACAAGCGAGACCGAACACACGTCAGGAGCGCATGCCATTATTCAATGCACTCGTCAGATATGCACAGCAAGATGTCACACCGTTTGACGTTCCCGGCCACAAAATGGGTGCACAGATGAATCCTTTGAAAGAAACAATGGGCGAGATGGCCCTTCGCATGGATGTCAACTCCATGAAAGAACTTGATTTGCTAAGTCATCCACAGTCCGTAATTAAAGAGGCACAGGAACTTGCTGCCGAAGCATTCGGTGCTGAGCATGCCTATTTTCTTGTGAACGGGACAACAGTCGGTATTCAAGCGATGATTATGGCTGCTTGCAAACCGGGAGATACATTGCTCGTTCCGCGTAACGCACACAAATCCGTTATGGACGGAATTATTATGAGCGGCACAATCCCATTGTTTATTCAGCCGGAAGTTGACTACCGCTTTGGTATTGCTCACGGCATTACAGCAGAAAATGTGGCAGCGGCACTTGATGCCCATCCGGAAGCGAAGGCTTTGCTCATTACGTATCCGACATACTTCGGTTCGATGAGCGAGCTGGACCAAATATGCGCAATCGCGCATGAAAAAAGTGTCATTGTCCTAGTTGATAGCGCTCATGGTGCACACCTTCGCTATTTGCCAGGAGACTTCATAGATCCAATCGCCGCAGGGGCGGATGCTGTTACGTTAAGTATGCATAAAACGGGTGGTTCATTAACACAGAGCTCGCTTCTCCTCGTTCAAGGAGATCGGGTAAAGGCTGAACAGATTCAGAAGATGCTCAGCATGCTTCAGACGACGAGCGCCAATTATTTGCTTATGAGCTCGCTGGATGTGGCGCGCAGGGAGTTGGCACTTCATGGAACAGAACGTTATGAAACTTTGCAGCCGATTTTAGCGGATGCTATTGCTTCTATTGAATCGAGTTCCCGCTATGAAGTGTTGAAATCATCTTATTTGGAAGAACAATATGGCCAAAAACATGACTGGACGAAGCTCGTTATCCGAGTTAACGGCCTTGGCATGACCGGCTTTGAAGTATATACGGCATTAAAAGAACAATATGGCATCCAAATGGAGCTTGCAGAAGGCTATGTTGTCATGGCAGTCATTTCAGGAGCTGATACAGAACAGTCGATTGAGAAACTGGTGGCGGCACTGCAAGATATTGAGCGCCATGCAGGAGATCAGGCAACAATCCTCTCCACATATGTGACGGCAGACCAGGAAAGTGAACTCGCAATGACGCCAAGAGACGCTTTTTATGCAGAACACGATACGACATTCATTGATGATGCCATTGGCGAAGTCAGCGCAGATACATTGATGATCTACCCGCCCGGCATTCCGCTTGTTATTCCGGGTGAACGGATTACAGACGATATGGTGAAACAATACCATTATTATCGCCAGGCATTCGGCCAGGTGTTGACAGAATCGAAGAAAGCGGACCATATTACGATCGTTAAAGGAGAATGTAAATAA
- a CDS encoding DUF4385 domain-containing protein: protein MTFDYNLDYNNINIREHPEMYRVGKGEQGVLLVEPYKSEILPHWRFKTPPIAEESAKRIHEMFEEYRRNDDFVGMDMARKFIQMGYTRARRYANHKSGRKYDKDGMVKEQEPDSVKAESAAIFKRHWDAIRADEDYLKRKKAHQKEYG from the coding sequence GTGACCTTCGACTACAACCTTGATTACAACAATATCAATATCCGGGAACACCCTGAGATGTACAGAGTCGGCAAAGGTGAGCAGGGTGTGCTGCTTGTGGAGCCGTACAAAAGCGAGATTCTCCCCCACTGGCGATTCAAGACTCCTCCCATTGCTGAGGAATCTGCCAAGAGAATCCATGAAATGTTTGAAGAGTACCGGAGGAATGATGATTTCGTTGGCATGGATATGGCCCGAAAATTCATCCAGATGGGCTATACGCGCGCACGCCGTTACGCCAACCACAAAAGCGGGAGGAAATATGATAAAGATGGCATGGTAAAAGAACAGGAACCAGACTCTGTTAAAGCTGAATCAGCCGCTATATTCAAGAGACATTGGGATGCGATTCGGGCAGATGAGGATTATTTGAAGCGGAAAAAGGCGCACCAGAAGGAGTATGGGTAA